The Nocardia sp. NBC_01329 sequence CTATGGCGCCGCCTTCGGCGTCGCGGGGTCGGGGCCCTCGTGACCCCGGTTCTTCACTCCGGCGCTCAGTCGCTGCGCTCCATCGCTTCGTCGCTCCAGAACCGGGGCGGGCCCCGACTGTGTTGTTTGCCCCGCCTGCGGCGGGGCGGTCGGGGCCCTCGTGACCCCGGTTTTTCACTCCGGCGCTCAGTCGCTGCGCTCCATCGCTTCGTCGCTCCAGAACCGGGGCGGGCCCCGACCATTGAAGCTGACCGTCCGTAGTGGGCGGAAGGTGGGCGCGGTCGGGGGCTCGGTCTTCTGTGCCACCGGGGGTAGCCGCGACTACGGTCGGTGCTGTCGCAATGGCGTTACGGCGTGGCTCCGGAACTGCCGGGGACGGCGTAGCGGTAGCTGTGGTGATCGAGGAAGCCGAGCTCGCCGAACAGTTCCAGGGCCTCCACGTTACCGGCCTCGACCTGCACGTACGCGTGCGTTGCGCCACGGTCGTGACCCCACCGCAGCAGTTCGCCGCAGACGAGTGCGGCCAGCCCGTGCCGGCGATGGGCGGCCATGACCGCCACGCAGGTCAGGCCGACCCAGCGGCGGCCGTCGGCGGCGGTGGTGAGTGCGCCGCGGGCAATGGCGATGGGGTTGGGCAGGCCCAGCGAGGCGAATCCGAGCTGCCCGTCGTGGACGGCGGAGAGCACTTCGGGCAGCGGCACCGTGGTGGTGTGGCCGCTGGGTTCGTCGCCGCGATAGCGGTGGATCTCCAGCCACGAGATATCGGGTTCGGGAGCGATACGCACCATGGACGGACCCTGCGGCAGCACGAAATTGTCCAGATCGATGCCGAGGACGCGGGTCTCACCCCAGCTGTTCCAGCCCGGTGGCACCGTGGCCAGCCGGTCCGGTAGCGCCAGTTGCAGTGGTAGTCCCTGGGAGGCGTACCAAGCGCCGATCCGGTGCAGGGTGTCCGGGGTGATCCGGGCGGGGCCGCTGGAATCCCCGATGGGCACAGCGGAATTGGCGCGCCGAGTGTAACCGTGCCCGGCGCGCAGCAGCCAGCCGTCGATCCAGGCGTACTCGGAACCGGGCCAGCCGAACGCGGCCGCGGTTTCCAGCGCGCGGATCTCCGAATTACGAATCGGCCTGGGTGTCAGCGATTTCAACGCCACGACACTGGCGGCCGGGATCATCACCGGATGCCCGTCGGCGGCCAGGACAGTGAGCGGATTCGTCTCCACCACCTCCCCGATCACATCGGTCAGCGGCGGAGTGCTGCCCTCGGGTAACCGATAGCGCACCACCACTCGCTCGCCTATCGGGATATCGGTGATCGAGACGTCGTCGCCGGGCTCGTGCGGGTCAGTCGTCATGCCCGAAGGGGTCCGGGTCGCTACCGGGTAGCCAGTCGAGGCCGGGGACGCCCCAGCCGTTGCGTTTGACCGCCTTCTTGGCCGCTCGCGCGTGACGTCCGACCAGGACATCGATGTAGAGGTAGCCGTCGAGATGGCCTACTTCGTGCTGCAGCATCCGGGCGAAGAAACCGGTGCCCGCCACGGTGACCGGTTCGCCGTGCTCATCGGTTCCGGTGACCCGGGCCCAATCGGCGCGGCCGGTCGGGTACTGCTCGCCCGGTACCGAGAGACAGCCCTCTTCGTCGTCATCGGGGTCCGGCATGGTCTCCGGGATCGCCGAGGTTTCCAACACCGGGTTGATCACCGCTCCGCGCCGCACCGTCACCGTACCGTCCTCGGCTCGGTCCGGGCAGTCGTAGACGAAGAGACGCTTGGACACTCCGACCTGGTTGGCGGCCAGGCCGACACCGTTGGCGGCGTCCAGGGTCTCGTACATATCCGTGATCAGCCCGGCCAGGTCCGCCGGCGATTCGGTCACCGGCGCGGTGGGGCCGTGCAGCACGGGGTCGCCGACGATCACGATGGGCAGGATTGACATGGATACGAGCTTATTGGGGCCGATACCGGGGCGTGAAAAGGGCCTGCTCCGCGCAGTCGCCGTGACCGGTCCAGGCGGGTAGAACCGGTTGCTGACGATGTTCTGGTACCACCGTCCCGGACACGCCGGACGTCGACAGCAGCGGTTATCCGGACGGCGTGGTTGAATATCGCAAG is a genomic window containing:
- a CDS encoding N-acetylglutamate synthase, CG3035 family, encoding MTTDPHEPGDDVSITDIPIGERVVVRYRLPEGSTPPLTDVIGEVVETNPLTVLAADGHPVMIPAASVVALKSLTPRPIRNSEIRALETAAAFGWPGSEYAWIDGWLLRAGHGYTRRANSAVPIGDSSGPARITPDTLHRIGAWYASQGLPLQLALPDRLATVPPGWNSWGETRVLGIDLDNFVLPQGPSMVRIAPEPDISWLEIHRYRGDEPSGHTTTVPLPEVLSAVHDGQLGFASLGLPNPIAIARGALTTAADGRRWVGLTCVAVMAAHRRHGLAALVCGELLRWGHDRGATHAYVQVEAGNVEALELFGELGFLDHHSYRYAVPGSSGATP
- a CDS encoding peptide deformylase, with amino-acid sequence MSILPIVIVGDPVLHGPTAPVTESPADLAGLITDMYETLDAANGVGLAANQVGVSKRLFVYDCPDRAEDGTVTVRRGAVINPVLETSAIPETMPDPDDDEEGCLSVPGEQYPTGRADWARVTGTDEHGEPVTVAGTGFFARMLQHEVGHLDGYLYIDVLVGRHARAAKKAVKRNGWGVPGLDWLPGSDPDPFGHDD